The sequence TCCGGTGCAAGCTTGGGGGCTTTTGAATTGCTCGGACCTGTTCCTGTGCTGGATCATTGGCTAAGTAATGCCTGGGCGGTTGTTATCGGTTTTGTGGCATTCCTGGTGCTTTGGTCGGGTAATGCGCGAATTATTGAAAAGTCACTTATTGCTATGGTGCTCCTTATGAGCATCGCATTTCTAGGTACGTTCTTTTTGACCGACCCTGACTGGGCTGGTGTACTTAACGGTATTTTCTCACTCAGCATGCCTTCGGGAGCCACATTGACCGTGGTGGCGCTCATTGGCACGACAGTGGTGCCCTATAACATCTTTCTTCATGCCTCCAGCATTTCCAAAAAGTGGCAATCAACAACTGACTTGCCAGCCGTTCGCCGCGACTTATTTGTTTCCATTCCATTGGGTGGTTTGATATCAATGGCAATTGTAGCGACCGCTGCATCCGCATTTTTTGGTCACCAGATTACAATCTCCAGCGCTGCCGATTTAGCTGTATCTTTAGAGCCATTGTTTGGCAACGCGGCAACGTACTTAATGGCAATGGGTCTGTTTGCTGCCGGTATATCGTCGGCGACTACGGCTCCTCTAGCCAGCGCCTATGCTCTCAACGGTATAATGGGGTGGTCAGTGAGTTTGAAGAGCCGCGCCTTTAGAGCGGTTTGGTTGACCATTTTGTTATTGGGCGTTGCTATTTCCAGTCTCGGCATCGAACCGGTCACCGTTATTTGGTTTGCGCAGGTAGCGAACGGTATTTTGCTGCCTGTTATTGTGAGCTTTTTGTGGTGGTTAAGCTGGGGAAGCTTGCTGGGCAAGAATCGCAATTCCTGGTGGCAAAACCTGTTAGCTGCGCTGGTGTTCATTATTTCAATTGTATTGAGTATCAGAAGTTTAGGCTCAGCGTTTGGCGCTTTTTAATTCTCTAAAATAGGAAAAAGGCAGCGTCCCTGCTGCCTAAAACTCACGAAACGAGTTACTCGCTTGCGGCACCAACGAACTCGAGTTCTACCGGCTCGCTTGATGCTTCAATGGTGACATTTTCCGTTAAGAAAAACTCTATGTCGTCATCGGCTTCTGGGTCGTCCGCATCGTTACACGTTAATGCCGCGGTGTAATCGCCAGTCGCAATGAAGCCCATAGCGAAGTCATAGGTGTCAACTCCGTCAAAATAAACCGCTGTGCTTGCGTACGGCTCATTTTCTTCGCTACCGCCGTTGTCGGCTAACGCTGAAGTTTCTAGGCCACTGCCTTCATAAAGGTAAACGTAAGCAACTGGTTGCGACTCATCTTCAGGTGCGACAGTGCAGGCTTCATTAAACAGCAGAGCCCCTTCCGCTACCGTGCCTTTCAAGTGACCAACCGCGGAATTATCAACCAGGCGAACGCCGCGCGGCTTAAGAATATAGTGTTCTTGACCGACCGGGTTGGTCATTGCATGGCGAAGATCAAACTCAACGGTGAAGTTAAGGTTACCGCCTGCATCGGCGATGAACCCATCAAGCTTGAGCTCATTTGAAGGCACTTGGACCGGCACTTGCTCAGCCTCTCCATCGCCATTCGTATCGGTCATTACGTACGAGCCATCGGCCATCACCAGTCTTAGCTGCCCATATTGG comes from Idiomarina sp. X4 and encodes:
- a CDS encoding Nramp family divalent metal transporter, with amino-acid sequence MKLSQFGPGALVAAAFIGPGTVVTASLAGANYGYALLWALAFSVFACLILQEMSARIGLVTQAGLGENIRSNLTSGWLRWLALLLIFSAIAIGNSVYQGGNLSGASLGAFELLGPVPVLDHWLSNAWAVVIGFVAFLVLWSGNARIIEKSLIAMVLLMSIAFLGTFFLTDPDWAGVLNGIFSLSMPSGATLTVVALIGTTVVPYNIFLHASSISKKWQSTTDLPAVRRDLFVSIPLGGLISMAIVATAASAFFGHQITISSAADLAVSLEPLFGNAATYLMAMGLFAAGISSATTAPLASAYALNGIMGWSVSLKSRAFRAVWLTILLLGVAISSLGIEPVTVIWFAQVANGILLPVIVSFLWWLSWGSLLGKNRNSWWQNLLAALVFIISIVLSIRSLGSAFGAF
- a CDS encoding DUF4382 domain-containing protein; translated protein: MRLFAYTTLALATVTLAACGGSDDDPTTPDTAQFTLGVSDAPVDNAEAVVACFNAVELTGNGDGAQTFTVGDNLEAPEENDLCLDSEGNPIPNTIGIDLLEFTGNESMVFLENAEIDAGQYGQLRLVMADGSYVMTDTNGDGEAEQVPVQVPSNELKLDGFIADAGGNLNFTVEFDLRHAMTNPVGQEHYILKPRGVRLVDNSAVGHLKGTVAEGALLFNEACTVAPEDESQPVAYVYLYEGSGLETSALADNGGSEENEPYASTAVYFDGVDTYDFAMGFIATGDYTAALTCNDADDPEADDDIEFFLTENVTIEASSEPVELEFVGAASE